The following are encoded together in the Clostridium sp. 'White wine YQ' genome:
- a CDS encoding LysE family transporter — MNYIAFLSFTLLTAFTPGPNNILAMSNTSKHGLKKSQGLIRGIFAGFFSVMILCSFFSIVLVNIIPKIRPVMTYIGVVYILWLAYHVIKSKHQEKVDGKEKVDNFITGFILQFVNVKIILYGITAISTFITPYYNSMFSIGAFTILITIFGCTGVFTWAIFGAVFQKFFEKYNAIVNTIMALLLVYSAITLVI; from the coding sequence ATGAATTATATAGCATTTTTATCATTTACACTTCTAACGGCATTTACACCAGGACCGAATAATATTTTGGCTATGTCAAATACCAGCAAGCATGGTTTGAAAAAAAGTCAGGGGTTGATTCGAGGAATATTTGCAGGATTCTTTTCAGTTATGATATTATGTAGCTTCTTTAGCATAGTGCTTGTTAATATTATTCCTAAAATTAGACCTGTAATGACTTATATAGGAGTTGTATATATTTTATGGCTTGCATATCACGTTATAAAAAGTAAACATCAAGAAAAGGTAGATGGTAAAGAAAAAGTGGATAACTTTATCACAGGTTTTATTCTTCAATTTGTGAATGTAAAAATTATATTATATGGAATAACAGCAATTTCTACTTTTATTACGCCGTACTATAATTCCATGTTTTCAATAGGAGCATTTACTATACTAATTACTATTTTCGGATGTACAGGGGTTTTTACATGGGCTATTTTTGGAGCTGTATTTCAGAAGTTTTTTGAAAAATATAATGCAATTGTTAATACAATAATGGCATTACTTTTAGTATATAGTGCAATTACCTTAGTTATATAA
- a CDS encoding MDR family MFS transporter yields the protein MNSKKRSIVIALMVAMFLGAVEGTVVTTAIPTIVKDLQGFEIISLVFSVYLLTSAISTPIYGKLSDLYGRKNMLTIGIIIFLVGSSLCGLSQSMYMLIAFRAIQGLGAGAIFTVTYTIVGDVFTLEERPKVQGSIGTVWGIASLLGPFLGGVLIDTLSWHWIFFINLPFGILSIILLQRNLKENFEKKKHDIDFAGIITLSLAMVIFLNIFLSGEKINVNYNVFIIISMILTVVLLVIFYRVERKAKEPIIPFDIFTKTTTLVNLISFLASAVLIGANVYMPIYIQNILGFDAKISGLALAPMSVSWLIASVVLGKLIIKYGAKVVIFISNVILLISTILLPTLGINSSLLLVIIYATIMGFGFGGAFTILTIVIQESVEYNKRGAATAANSLLRTIGQTIGVSVFGSIFNLYIVKYFTNRGISGVDPSNLYKLVSTNGAVTMEQVKLSLSSSLHVLFIIFIAISVVSLALTAIIPKEVKEI from the coding sequence ATGAATTCGAAAAAGAGAAGTATAGTAATAGCATTAATGGTAGCAATGTTTTTAGGTGCAGTAGAAGGAACAGTTGTCACCACAGCTATTCCAACTATAGTAAAAGACTTACAGGGATTTGAAATTATTAGTTTAGTTTTTTCAGTATATTTATTAACATCTGCAATTTCTACACCGATATACGGTAAGTTATCAGATCTATATGGAAGAAAAAATATGCTTACAATTGGAATAATAATATTTTTAGTTGGAAGTTCATTGTGTGGGTTATCACAGAGCATGTATATGCTAATAGCATTTCGTGCAATTCAAGGGTTAGGAGCAGGAGCGATATTTACTGTAACATATACAATAGTAGGAGATGTATTTACATTAGAAGAAAGGCCAAAGGTTCAAGGAAGCATAGGAACAGTATGGGGGATTGCGAGTCTATTAGGTCCTTTCCTAGGAGGGGTATTAATAGATACTTTATCTTGGCACTGGATATTCTTTATAAACCTGCCGTTTGGTATATTATCAATAATACTTCTTCAAAGGAACTTAAAAGAAAACTTTGAAAAGAAAAAGCATGATATAGATTTTGCTGGAATTATTACATTATCATTAGCTATGGTTATATTTTTAAATATCTTCTTATCAGGTGAAAAAATAAACGTTAATTATAACGTGTTTATCATTATATCTATGATATTGACAGTTGTTCTTTTAGTGATTTTTTATAGGGTTGAAAGAAAAGCAAAGGAACCAATTATTCCTTTTGATATATTTACAAAAACTACTACATTAGTGAATTTAATAAGTTTTCTAGCTTCAGCAGTACTTATAGGAGCAAATGTTTATATGCCTATTTATATTCAAAATATATTAGGATTTGATGCTAAAATATCAGGTTTGGCACTTGCACCAATGTCAGTATCTTGGCTTATAGCTTCAGTAGTACTAGGAAAATTAATAATAAAATATGGAGCAAAAGTAGTAATATTTATATCTAATGTAATATTATTAATTAGTACTATATTACTACCTACTCTAGGCATTAATTCATCATTATTATTGGTAATAATATATGCAACTATAATGGGTTTTGGTTTCGGTGGAGCATTTACTATACTTACCATCGTTATACAAGAATCAGTGGAATATAATAAAAGAGGTGCTGCGACAGCTGCAAATTCATTGCTTAGAACAATAGGACAAACAATAGGTGTAAGTGTATTTGGAAGCATATTTAACTTGTACATAGTTAAATATTTTACTAATCGTGGAATAAGCGGGGTGGACCCTAGTAACCTTTATAAGTTAGTTTCTACTAATGGTGCAGTAACTATGGAGCAAGTAAAGCTTTCTTTAAGTAGTTCATTACATGTTTTATTTATTATATTTATAGCAATAAGTGTGGTGTCATTAGCTTTAACAGCTATAATACCTAAAGAAGTTAAAGAAATATAA
- a CDS encoding SPFH domain-containing protein → MGLLDLFTNQFIEVIEWTDDSSDMMVYRFPVANNEIKMGAQLTVRESQVAIFVNEGKVADVFAPGRYTLTTQNLPVLTLLKSWRYGFDSPFKAEVYFVNTKQFIDQKWGTTNPVIVRDSEFGVVRIRAFGAFTFRVSDALTFLKEIFGTNGVFETDSIIGQLRRSIVSGFSDILGEAKISILDISSSFDELGKITLEKLQTSFNTMGLQLSSFYVENISVPEDVEKAIDKKSSMGIYGDLNKYTKFQTAEAIKDAAQNPGQGGINMGMGLGAGAAFGAIMTESLKREPEEINATQLNVSGMQCPSCGHKIPTDSKFCTECGKSIMPPKAKCLKCNAEIEESMKFCPICGTPQNRETVCGKCGKKVPLGVKFCSECGEKIN, encoded by the coding sequence ATGGGATTACTTGATCTTTTTACGAATCAATTTATTGAAGTCATTGAGTGGACTGATGATAGTAGTGATATGATGGTTTATCGCTTTCCTGTTGCCAACAATGAAATAAAGATGGGGGCACAGCTTACGGTAAGAGAATCTCAAGTAGCTATTTTTGTAAATGAAGGTAAAGTAGCAGATGTATTTGCACCAGGAAGATACACACTTACGACTCAAAACTTGCCTGTACTTACTTTGTTAAAATCTTGGAGATACGGGTTTGATTCACCTTTTAAGGCAGAAGTTTATTTTGTTAATACAAAGCAATTTATTGATCAAAAGTGGGGGACAACGAATCCTGTAATTGTTAGAGATTCTGAATTCGGAGTGGTTAGAATAAGAGCGTTTGGGGCATTTACATTTAGAGTGAGTGACGCTTTGACCTTTCTTAAGGAAATATTCGGGACAAATGGAGTTTTTGAAACAGATAGTATAATAGGACAATTGAGGCGTTCTATTGTTTCAGGTTTTTCAGATATTTTAGGAGAAGCTAAAATATCAATCTTAGACATTTCATCTAGCTTTGACGAGTTAGGAAAAATAACGCTTGAAAAGTTGCAGACTTCATTCAATACTATGGGACTTCAGCTGAGTTCTTTTTATGTTGAAAACATATCAGTTCCAGAAGATGTGGAAAAGGCAATAGATAAGAAGTCAAGTATGGGAATTTACGGTGACTTAAATAAATATACTAAATTTCAGACAGCTGAGGCAATTAAAGATGCTGCTCAGAATCCAGGTCAAGGAGGTATAAATATGGGAATGGGATTAGGTGCTGGGGCGGCCTTTGGTGCAATTATGACCGAATCATTAAAAAGAGAACCCGAAGAAATAAATGCTACACAATTAAATGTTAGTGGAATGCAATGTCCTTCTTGTGGGCATAAGATTCCAACTGATTCAAAGTTCTGTACAGAATGTGGAAAGTCTATAATGCCTCCCAAAGCTAAATGTTTGAAATGTAACGCAGAAATAGAAGAAAGTATGAAGTTTTGTCCAATATGTGGTACTCCGCAGAATAGAGAAACAGTATGTGGTAAGTGCGGCAAAAAGGTACCCTTAGGAGTTAAATTTTGTTCTGAATGTGGAGAAAAGATTAATTAG
- a CDS encoding pyridoxamine 5'-phosphate oxidase family protein produces MDFLKEFNRLMEESKNIALATSKDNLPNVRILSYSYDAQNQGVIYFLTFKGTQKTIELEKNKKVSFTTIPDGTSEVIRVADATVNKCEGDVDKIKSIIIKKFPEQEGLISSSGHILDFYEIKFNEANVILGPNKTGKVTL; encoded by the coding sequence ATGGATTTTTTAAAGGAATTTAATAGACTGATGGAAGAAAGTAAAAATATTGCGCTAGCAACTTCAAAAGACAATTTACCTAATGTTAGAATTTTATCATATAGCTATGATGCTCAAAATCAAGGAGTCATTTATTTTCTAACTTTCAAAGGAACTCAAAAAACTATTGAATTAGAGAAAAATAAAAAGGTTTCATTTACTACAATTCCAGATGGGACAAGTGAGGTAATAAGGGTTGCAGATGCCACTGTAAATAAGTGTGAGGGAGACGTTGATAAAATAAAGTCCATAATTATAAAAAAATTCCCTGAGCAAGAAGGACTAATCTCAAGTTCAGGACATATTCTAGATTTTTATGAAATTAAATTTAATGAGGCCAATGTTATATTAGGACCAAATAAAACTGGTAAAGTAACATTATAA
- a CDS encoding DEAD/DEAH box helicase — protein sequence MKLVELKSILFKSASNVMKREGENALDKGLITYFKSKKIDNIYHIYGRVRDKNKPREYDVHIKINLQKKRLDGVECSCDEFKEFASSGYTFMCSHITATSYKFLNLLLVNKKEGSQNAKSIAVEETKKSDNISTARLIRIVDKDSIYYQGQKSLSSEKIKLKPNELRGFLEGIENKKIKFKYDYIEFLVPIFYRDLPITFNLKEDNNRIVLTTHKQLPISLNTNNDVYYFKNEIYLPSKNQIENYPNIHEKLSLHGKITYKKDIDSYNKLISILSRITKEINISEVLRNYATNIASPEFNVYLEDNKIYCDVFLIYGNKKINILNESKNEDSFIRDYNKEQKLLMKIEKNSFIKHNNRFMFIGGDEELFSILRRKENSIHSLGKVVLGNGLKDMKIYNSTSIKSDLYETDGYYDFSYSIGDIGKDELYNVFEAYRGKLKFYKTKSNEFLDFEDEGIKHFFNLFEILDISENIGDGNVKIEKSKALYLYGNIKSNGLGDIKESIELNEIGNKLINFNKLDIKVPDSFIGTLREYQVKGFKWLKMLSEIGFGGILADEMGLGKTVQTIAFMLSERGKRTLIICPTSLLYNWKDELDKFAPSLKVLILHGAERLERIEGINEYDVILTTYGVLKRDIGYYKDITFDYCVIDEGQNIKNSLTQNTVAIKKINAKTKFALTGTPIENNLTELWSIFDFTSPGYLYTKEKFEKKFVQGGDENLEWLKLLIKPFILRRTKKEVVSELPDKIEKKFLVEMTAPQKSIYGNYIKTIKSKIKNGSDDRFHILSYLTKLRQICLDPSLVSEDYCGGSGKFDIAMNILKEHSASGGKVLLFSQFTSALDKIQEKLNKEKIEYLRLDGKTKPKDRIRMVQDFNINEDKNVFLISLKAGGTGLNLTAANLVIHLDPWWNPAVQDQATDRAHRIGQTHTVEVIKLVAKGTIEEKIMNLQEDKKELINSIITGELQNSSLIETLSIEDLINLFDRD from the coding sequence TTGAAGTTAGTTGAATTGAAATCAATATTATTTAAGTCTGCTTCTAATGTTATGAAAAGAGAAGGAGAAAACGCCCTAGATAAGGGATTAATTACTTATTTTAAAAGTAAAAAGATAGATAATATATATCATATTTACGGTAGAGTTAGAGATAAAAATAAACCTAGAGAATATGATGTTCATATTAAAATCAATCTGCAGAAAAAAAGATTAGATGGAGTAGAATGCTCTTGTGATGAATTCAAAGAATTTGCTTCAAGTGGATACACCTTTATGTGTAGTCATATAACTGCCACAAGTTATAAATTTTTAAATTTGCTTTTAGTGAATAAAAAAGAAGGAAGTCAAAATGCAAAAAGTATAGCAGTAGAAGAAACTAAAAAATCAGACAATATAAGCACTGCAAGGCTTATTAGGATAGTAGATAAAGATTCTATATACTATCAGGGGCAAAAATCATTAAGCAGCGAGAAAATTAAACTTAAACCTAATGAATTAAGAGGGTTCCTAGAAGGAATAGAAAATAAAAAAATTAAATTTAAGTATGATTATATAGAATTTTTAGTTCCAATTTTTTATAGAGATTTACCTATAACCTTTAACTTAAAAGAGGATAATAATCGTATTGTACTAACAACTCACAAGCAACTTCCAATTTCACTGAATACAAACAATGATGTCTATTATTTTAAGAATGAGATTTACTTACCATCTAAAAATCAAATTGAAAATTACCCTAATATACATGAAAAACTAAGTTTACATGGAAAGATAACTTATAAAAAAGATATAGATAGCTATAATAAGCTGATTTCCATACTAAGTAGAATTACAAAGGAAATTAATATTTCAGAAGTCTTAAGAAATTATGCAACGAATATAGCTAGTCCGGAATTTAATGTTTATCTAGAAGATAATAAAATATACTGTGATGTATTTTTAATTTATGGTAACAAAAAAATAAATATATTAAATGAAAGTAAGAATGAGGATTCTTTTATAAGAGATTATAACAAAGAACAGAAACTCTTAATGAAAATCGAGAAAAATAGTTTTATAAAGCATAATAATAGATTTATGTTTATTGGAGGAGATGAAGAACTATTTAGTATATTAAGAAGAAAAGAAAATAGCATTCATTCATTAGGAAAAGTAGTATTAGGAAATGGACTTAAGGACATGAAAATATATAATTCAACTTCTATTAAGTCAGATTTATATGAAACTGATGGATATTATGATTTTTCTTATAGTATAGGGGATATAGGAAAAGATGAATTATATAATGTTTTTGAAGCCTATAGAGGAAAACTTAAGTTTTATAAAACAAAAAGCAATGAGTTTTTAGATTTTGAAGATGAGGGAATAAAACACTTTTTTAATCTTTTCGAAATATTAGATATAAGTGAGAATATTGGAGATGGAAATGTAAAGATAGAGAAAAGCAAAGCATTATATTTATATGGAAATATAAAAAGCAATGGATTAGGAGACATCAAAGAATCGATAGAGTTAAATGAAATAGGAAATAAGTTAATTAATTTTAATAAGTTAGATATAAAGGTGCCAGATAGTTTTATTGGAACGCTTAGAGAATATCAAGTTAAGGGTTTTAAATGGCTTAAAATGTTGAGTGAAATAGGGTTTGGGGGAATACTTGCAGATGAAATGGGACTTGGTAAAACAGTTCAAACTATAGCGTTCATGTTATCTGAAAGAGGAAAAAGGACTTTAATTATATGCCCAACATCATTACTTTATAATTGGAAAGATGAGCTTGATAAGTTTGCTCCAAGTTTAAAGGTGCTAATATTACATGGAGCAGAAAGACTTGAAAGAATAGAAGGAATAAATGAATATGATGTAATATTAACAACCTATGGAGTTTTAAAAAGAGACATAGGTTATTATAAAGATATCACTTTTGATTATTGCGTCATAGATGAAGGACAAAATATAAAGAATTCTTTAACTCAAAATACTGTGGCTATAAAAAAAATAAATGCTAAAACAAAGTTTGCATTAACAGGAACACCTATTGAAAATAATTTAACCGAGCTTTGGTCTATATTTGATTTTACATCGCCAGGCTACCTGTACACTAAAGAAAAATTTGAAAAAAAGTTTGTTCAAGGTGGAGATGAAAATCTAGAGTGGCTTAAGTTGCTAATCAAGCCATTTATATTAAGAAGGACTAAAAAAGAGGTGGTTAGTGAGCTACCAGATAAGATAGAAAAGAAGTTTTTAGTTGAAATGACAGCTCCTCAAAAATCTATATACGGCAATTACATAAAAACAATAAAATCAAAAATAAAAAATGGTAGTGATGATAGGTTTCATATACTTTCATACTTAACTAAACTAAGACAAATATGCTTAGATCCATCTCTTGTATCAGAGGATTACTGTGGGGGGAGTGGAAAGTTTGATATTGCAATGAATATACTTAAAGAGCACAGTGCTTCAGGTGGAAAAGTTCTTCTGTTTTCGCAGTTTACTTCTGCATTAGATAAAATTCAGGAGAAACTAAACAAAGAAAAAATAGAATATCTTCGTCTAGATGGAAAAACAAAGCCCAAGGATAGGATAAGAATGGTGCAAGACTTTAATATAAATGAAGATAAGAATGTGTTTTTAATTTCATTGAAAGCTGGAGGGACTGGTTTGAATTTAACTGCTGCAAACTTAGTTATACACCTAGACCCATGGTGGAATCCTGCAGTTCAAGATCAAGCTACGGATAGAGCTCACAGAATAGGTCAAACGCATACAGTAGAGGTAATTAAACTAGTAGCAAAAGGAACTATAGAAGAAAAAATAATGAATCTTCAGGAAGATAAAAAAGAACTTATTAATAGCATTATTACTGGTGAACTTCAAAATAGTAGTTTGATTGAAACTTTATCTATAGAAGATTTAATAAATTTGTTTGATAGAGATTAA
- a CDS encoding class I SAM-dependent methyltransferase, producing MDLRFAFNEDAENYDKMRPTYCRELFNDIIEYSELTKDKKVIEIGIGTGQATPPFLLTGCTVTAVELGENLAEYSKEKFKEYKNLEVCNVSFEDFKCEDNSIDLIYSATAFHWIPEDIGYPKVHRLLKNNGVIALFWNKPFAAKEDYFLHEKIQGIYQKYRPANMKTVEPASERYKRISETIKSYGFKDVEMKLYNGMRRFSASEYISLLNTYSDHRAMPEHTKQLFESEIERAINENGNVFHIQDTIELYLARK from the coding sequence ATGGATTTGCGTTTTGCATTTAATGAGGATGCAGAGAATTATGATAAGATGAGACCAACATACTGTAGAGAATTATTTAATGATATTATTGAGTATTCGGAGCTTACAAAAGATAAAAAGGTGATAGAAATTGGAATAGGAACTGGACAAGCAACCCCACCTTTTCTTCTGACTGGATGTACAGTGACGGCAGTTGAATTAGGAGAAAATCTTGCAGAGTACTCTAAGGAAAAGTTTAAGGAATATAAGAATCTTGAAGTATGTAATGTTTCTTTTGAGGATTTTAAATGTGAAGATAATAGCATTGATTTAATTTATTCCGCAACAGCATTTCATTGGATCCCTGAGGATATAGGTTATCCTAAGGTCCATAGATTATTAAAGAATAATGGAGTTATAGCTCTTTTTTGGAATAAACCATTTGCAGCCAAAGAGGATTATTTCCTTCATGAAAAAATTCAAGGTATATATCAAAAATACAGACCAGCAAACATGAAAACAGTAGAACCAGCTAGTGAGCGATATAAAAGGATATCAGAAACTATAAAGTCCTATGGATTTAAAGATGTAGAAATGAAGTTATATAATGGGATGCGTAGATTTTCTGCAAGCGAGTATATTTCTTTACTAAATACCTATTCAGATCATAGGGCTATGCCAGAACATACAAAGCAATTATTTGAAAGCGAGATTGAACGAGCTATTAATGAGAATGGAAATGTTTTTCACATTCAGGATACTATAGAGCTATATTTGGCAAGGAAATAA
- a CDS encoding helix-turn-helix transcriptional regulator has protein sequence MKIDRLISIVMILLERKKISATKLAEMFEVTPRTIYRDIETINIAGIPIVTYPGVNGGIGIMEQYKIEKKLFTISDIQALLIGLGNIHSSIKSEDILNTIAKVKGLIPEEQISDIELKSNQISIDHSPWFGNKKVTLNVEEVKTALNENRLVSFEYSDQEGEKSKRKVEPYRLILKNSNWYLQCYCTTREDFRIFRLSRVSSLEVLEETFIPREFDYRPLEVSKDVEKMYITIKLLIDKSLVNLMKDFAGEENVKPSGDNKFTVYLKFIEDDYWYNMLLRMGDKCECLEPEHVRLELIRRIKNMLRVYELN, from the coding sequence TTGAAAATAGACAGATTAATATCCATTGTTATGATTCTACTTGAACGCAAAAAAATTAGTGCCACAAAGCTAGCAGAAATGTTTGAAGTTACTCCAAGAACAATATATAGAGATATTGAAACAATAAATATTGCTGGTATCCCAATTGTCACTTATCCTGGAGTTAATGGTGGTATAGGGATTATGGAACAATATAAAATAGAAAAAAAGCTCTTTACTATTTCAGATATTCAGGCATTGCTAATTGGACTTGGAAACATTCACTCCTCTATTAAAAGTGAAGATATCCTTAATACAATTGCAAAAGTAAAGGGATTAATTCCAGAAGAACAAATTAGTGATATTGAATTAAAATCAAATCAAATTAGTATTGATCATTCCCCATGGTTCGGAAATAAAAAAGTAACCCTTAATGTTGAGGAAGTTAAAACTGCTCTTAATGAAAATAGGCTTGTATCTTTTGAATATTCAGACCAAGAAGGGGAAAAAAGTAAGCGGAAAGTTGAGCCTTATAGATTAATCTTAAAAAATTCAAACTGGTACTTACAATGTTACTGCACTACTAGAGAAGATTTCCGTATTTTTAGGTTATCTCGTGTTTCCTCCCTAGAAGTTCTTGAGGAAACTTTTATACCGAGGGAATTTGATTATAGACCTTTAGAGGTTTCAAAAGATGTAGAGAAAATGTACATAACCATAAAACTTCTCATAGACAAATCACTAGTAAATTTAATGAAAGACTTTGCTGGTGAAGAAAATGTTAAACCTTCTGGAGATAATAAATTTACTGTTTACTTGAAATTTATTGAAGATGATTATTGGTATAACATGTTGCTTCGAATGGGAGATAAATGTGAATGTTTAGAGCCTGAACATGTTCGTCTAGAATTAATTAGAAGAATTAAAAATATGCTAAGAGTTTATGAATTAAATTGA
- a CDS encoding LysR family transcriptional regulator: protein MDIRHFKTFKSIIEEGSFSKAAEKIGYTQSTVTSQIQQLEQELSIKLFEKIGRNMVLTPLGKDLIPYTNELLDTIKKIESIGKHNDIKGDLKIAIAESLMSYKLQNVLKLFKQKAPNVKLSIISENCFVINDMLLKGEIDIGLLYDVGTQQDSLTSVALTDYTLALVCSPLFEDNQIDFCIPNQKISTSLVINEANCIYRRILERYFRENNISLDNTIELWSIETIKKSVASNLGISYLPRFVVEEELENNKLKELTIGCSDTKITAIYSYHKNKWISPAMSLFMQLVREDFKI from the coding sequence TTGGATATTAGGCATTTTAAAACATTTAAGAGCATTATAGAAGAAGGTAGTTTCTCAAAGGCGGCAGAAAAAATAGGATACACACAGTCTACTGTCACTTCACAAATTCAGCAGCTTGAACAAGAACTTTCAATTAAACTTTTCGAAAAAATAGGCCGCAATATGGTATTAACACCTCTGGGAAAAGATCTGATTCCTTATACAAATGAATTACTTGATACTATAAAGAAAATTGAGAGTATTGGAAAGCATAATGATATTAAAGGGGATTTAAAAATAGCAATTGCTGAATCATTAATGTCATATAAATTGCAAAATGTACTTAAATTATTTAAACAGAAAGCTCCTAATGTAAAGCTATCTATTATTTCTGAAAATTGTTTTGTTATAAACGATATGTTATTAAAAGGTGAGATTGATATTGGTTTGTTGTATGATGTTGGAACTCAACAAGATAGCTTAACTTCTGTTGCCCTTACCGATTATACTCTGGCTTTAGTTTGTTCCCCTTTATTTGAAGATAATCAAATTGATTTTTGCATACCAAACCAAAAAATAAGTACAAGCCTTGTTATAAATGAAGCCAATTGTATTTATAGAAGGATACTTGAGAGGTATTTTCGTGAGAATAATATATCTCTAGATAATACTATAGAATTATGGAGTATCGAGACAATAAAAAAATCTGTTGCTAGTAATTTAGGAATATCTTATTTGCCTCGATTCGTAGTTGAAGAAGAACTTGAGAATAATAAATTAAAAGAACTTACCATAGGATGCTCTGATACTAAAATCACTGCTATTTACTCTTATCATAAGAATAAATGGATTAGCCCAGCTATGTCATTGTTCATGCAACTAGTTAGGGAAGATTTTAAAATATAA
- a CDS encoding flavodoxin family protein: MKVLLINGSPKAKGCTYTALSEVAKELEKENIETEIFHVGGQPIRGCMACGGCRRNGDGKCVFNDDTVNIALEKIKEADGLIFGSPVHYAAPSGLITSFLDRVFYAGNCFENKPGAAIVSCRRGGSTAAFDQLNKYFTISNMPVVSSQYWNMVHGNTPEEVVQDLEGMQTMRTLGRNMAWILKCIQAGKENGVKLPEREPRQGTNFIR, from the coding sequence ATGAAGGTATTACTTATTAATGGAAGTCCAAAAGCTAAAGGCTGTACTTATACTGCGTTAAGTGAAGTGGCGAAGGAACTAGAAAAAGAAAATATAGAAACAGAAATTTTCCATGTTGGAGGTCAACCTATACGTGGCTGTATGGCATGTGGCGGATGTCGTAGAAATGGTGATGGGAAATGTGTGTTTAATGATGACACTGTAAATATTGCGTTAGAGAAGATTAAGGAAGCCGATGGACTTATATTTGGATCCCCTGTTCATTATGCAGCTCCGTCAGGATTAATTACATCTTTCTTAGATAGAGTGTTTTATGCAGGAAATTGCTTTGAAAATAAGCCCGGAGCTGCGATTGTAAGTTGTCGCCGTGGAGGATCAACTGCAGCTTTTGATCAATTAAATAAATATTTTACTATATCTAATATGCCTGTGGTATCTTCTCAGTATTGGAATATGGTTCATGGAAATACACCAGAGGAAGTGGTTCAAGATTTAGAAGGTATGCAGACAATGAGAACATTAGGTAGAAATATGGCTTGGATCTTAAAGTGTATACAAGCAGGAAAAGAAAATGGAGTTAAGTTACCAGAAAGAGAACCAAGACAAGGTACTAATTTCATACGTTAA